TTTAAAGAAATCAACCAAATATTTCTTCCTTTACATTACTTACTTTCactataaatatacatataatttATTTCAGCTTGACGGTGCCTGTAAAGGAAACTTAACCATGGCTTAAAAGCAGATTTCCTCTGTAAGAACCGTTTGAGCATAAAGGCCAATTtacttttgtttgatttttagaAACTTAAAGCATCTAACCTATTTCAGAACTTTAGAAAAATATCTTTCATTGTGCTTTCTAACTGGGTATTCAATGTGGTAAAATAAATGCACTGATTCTTCTAATTTTCCAGCACATCTATACCCAATTACCACTTATATCCTTAACCTCAGAATTGTAACCAATATATACAAAACCTACTGATACTATTTAAGTGACCGTATTTACAATACATTCAAAGTACACAGTATGACATTGTTTCAAGTAGGTGAATGAAATTAACAAAGATTTATTTCACCAAAATGAAACAGCTCCATGTCTTTTATTTCATCAGACAAAACCTGATTTATTTCTCATGCAGTGAAGTCTGCTGCGTGCAACATTTTTTTAACCCTTCTCAGAATCAACCAAAAGTTCAAACTGCTTTTAACAACAATActtgtactgtagctcacaCTGCAAATTCCCTGAAGATGACTTGAAGTTTACTATATGTTCAACATAACAGTCTTCTGCATTCCAGGAGAATCGGATAAAAGATAACACCAGTAAAATACTATGAATCTGGTCCAGACACTGATAATACGTTCAAAAGACAATACTTAAAATATCTAGTCAGAACTGAGGTGAACTAAGAAACAATAATACTATTTTAATTCACCAAAACATTAGGAGGACAGAGGTCTGAGGATGCTCAAATCAGCTTCCAGCTGCTATTTCTTTTCTGACACTGAGGAAGAGACCCATCCTCCGAGCAGTCTGGGTATGTACAGCGTACAGCGTTTTCTCATGCTCCAGCCTACACCAAGACACATAAGCAAAAACACTAatttcacaaaataaaatttgTGATTGGGAGGATCATCTAAAGGTGGTTTTAGGGTTAGCACCTCGTAGCAGTTGTAGTTTAACAGCGTTTGTAAAACTATCATTGCTTCACATGTCCTTGGCGGCACGTCACACAAGTCACAGCTTATTCTTCCATACATGAAATATTTTCCTGTAAGAAAATAGCTTATAAGACTGTGTACACATTGCTGCTTCACAGAGATAACTCCCAACTTTAGCCACAACCATCTAAACCAGCTCGATGGCATTTAGCTCAGCAGCGTGAACCTCAGGGTGTTTAATATACGTTTCCATGTTCACTCATCTGAGTCATTTGGGACAAGAATGATGCACATTGACTTGGTGTTGGTCGTACTCTGATATAAGTTTCTTGATATGGGCCAGTTTGTTGTGTAGATATTCACAGCGAATCTTGTCCTGGTTGTAGTTGGGGTTGGactaaaaagagaaaagaaaaaaaaaagttatgaaaAAAGGGGAGTAAATTCAGTGATCAAGGATTGAGAGTATTGAGAATTATAAACAAGTATTGAGAATTATAAAGAAGAAACTTACATTTTTAATTGTACTGTACTCTTGAAGAATTTTATTACGAATTGTCTgcaagacagaaacaaaaacagaagcaaatTAATACAGGTAGAAACAGGAATCATTTCAACAAAAAGCTAATTTACcagtaaaaacagaaatagTTCAGTTTTAGAAGTTTGTCAAAGTTGAAATagttttactgcttttattatatatttaattacagATATAgtatttaatatttgaaatCATGCTGGTTATGTTTTAATGCCAACCCAAATATCGTGCATTTTCCTGCATGTAGCCACGTTTGTGTTACCTTGTATTTATGGGATTCATGGTGGAGCTGTTTGAGCTGCGTGTCCAGCGCCATGAACTGTTGCGTCACGCTGTTGAAGCGAGCATGCAGCTCTCTGTACTCCTTGTACTCGTTGTTAAACTCCTGCTTGTAGTGCTGTCGCTGCTCTGGACTACAAATCGGGGTGTAATTCCTACGCAGAGAAATCAAAGAGATTCCACGGTTTGATACTGAAGGTGAGATGTGCAATTACATTTCCTGCTCATTTATGTGAAGTTTACCTTATCCTAGGAATTTAggtttgattttaaaaaaaatgttcatctATAGCTATAACTACCAAGAAACATTTACTTACAATAAATAATCAGCTGAGTCATTGTCTGCTTGACTGACGTTGGAGTCAAACAAAATTTCCTTTGTATctggaaaaaaagaagcagatCATCAGATTAAAAATACTAACACACTGAGGCCAAAAGTCTTTCATTTACAACAAATGAACTATTACCTGAGgcttcttttttctctctccatgTATCTTTTTccttaacaaacaaacaaacaaacagtgactcACACGATAATGACATTTTTACCAACTCTGACAGAGCATGTAACACCAGGCCTGCTGTGCTCACCtggcctctgtgtttgtgtttgccctTTTTCCTCTTGGCTGTGCGACTGCTCAGGTCAGGCACTGTCAGAGAAGACGGCTTCCGGTCACAGTCAGGCTGAGCCTGGTGTTCAGGGAGACATTCTGTGCTTCCAGGCTTCTCCTGAGCAGCTAGAGGTACCTGTAGCCTCTTggccacctcttcctcctggtGACAAACTGCTGACAGGGAGTCAAACAGCTTTCGTGGGTCAAGTGAGTTCTTTTGACTGCCATCTGCTGTCGCCTCTGTGACGTTTTTATGAGCCGGCCGCTCAGACGGCCTCAATCTTGATATGTCACAGGATGCTTTGTTCGACAAGTGCGATATCCTGGCCTTCTTACTAGAGGGAGGGTCTGAGTATTCTTCAGGTAGGGAATGCTTAGGACGGTGCGCTGGGGAGGAATTAGGAGTGTCTCGCAGCGGGCTGACCTGGGCCTTGGGGACCGTGAGGAGGgcctgctgtggtttaaacagtCTCCTGGacagaaataagaaaattaTGCTATAAATAAACTCACATGAGCTTATAAATTTGTATTGTACAGCATAAACCTGATTTGAATGCACTAGTCACCCGCTACTCTCAAGGCTGCTGTTAACAGGTGGAACCAGTGCTGAATAGCAAAGCAGCGTTGGTACTTTCATTTCCAGTATCTCTCTTCTAGTAGCCAACATATTGGCTAAGCCTCCAGTATCAGTGTTGTCCCTGCTATAATCCTCAATGTTTTCCTCAATTATGCGACTTCTTGTTTGCGAATCAGACTATTGGGTTGTTAAGCACATGTTAATACACACCGAGTACCTGAATATATCCTGTTTGTGAAGCTTTAACAACCTGATAATAATgtcaataaacaaataaaagtgaCTTACTGCTAAAAGAGACTGAAATGAAAAGTCAATTCTTCTACTAATCCACataattttttacattttggagATGCTGAGGAAAAGCAAATCATTTTTCTCTAGATAATAATTAATTCTTCTTAGCTCATTTGCTCAGAATGTTTGTTTAGGACAGCATGTGTAACTCCAGTAGTTTGCTTTGGCAATAGGCACATTGTGCTGAACACAGtatttctgttcatttccaTAACACatcatttgcatgttttacCTGACAAGGATGCGTTTAAGAAGCTGTTGGTCTCCTGAGGTGTAGCCTGGCCAGTCCTTCTGCAGTTCTTTATACAGACTGTCCTTCAGAACAAACGCGTTGTCTCTATTGTTTAGCTGGCCAACCTGcagacacacggacacgcacaaAAGTAAGTGTTAAGAAACAGATTGTTAGTTTTCAGCATTGTCAGCGTCACCAGTTCATGTCTTTCTTTCTAAACTCCAAAATTACCTCTGTCGATACAGAGTCCAACAGATCTCTGTCCTTTTCTGAGAGCCCATCATTCTGCAGCCTCAAGATCAAATCTGGCCTTTTGTACGGCCTCAGAGCCAGCAGGTGTATGACTCTCTCCCTAAGAGGCCTGTCTTGTACACCTCCAGTACTCCTCCTGTTTGGCGCACATGCATCCTTCTTTACTTTGAGCATGTTGGTTCTCCTCTTAATGTTGCTGATCAAGGACTGGGATGAGGGTTTGGGTTTGGCCAGGGTGGCCAGGGCTGGAGCTGGTGGTCGTACAGTCACCTTTTTGCCTGCatggaaaagaaaatgagaCATCAAAAAGACAGAATACCTTCATATGAAATCTGGTGAAGCTAAATAcgccacatcacacacacaccagagaatTACATTTGTCCTGTGGCAGAACACCTAATGTCAAAATTCCTCTTTTGGTTACAAAGATGCGCTCATGTTTCTGTCAGCAAAAGCTGCTGTCTCATTTAGAAAACAACCGCATGGTTGCACAAGCCTGAGtatgatatttttttctccacaGGCTTCCTCTGAAGATCATCAGACCTGGTACACACCGTGACGCTGAGCGCTTTTTGTGCCTATGTGTGCATTCACTGGTTAACATATCTGTTCAGAAGGAAGTGGTGGTTAGACATAGAAAAAACTGACACAAACATTAACCTAATGACGGTTggagtttgtgtgtatgtgtatttaggCAAACAATAACAATCTATGTAAAACCCCATGCGATAGTGctgcagaacaaaacagaataGGCTGTTACTATGTGACTTGTTGCCACACATGTTGCTATGACAACCAGTGCAATATGGCTGACTGTGCTTTTTGTTGGATTTAATCATCAGAGTACAAAATTGTCCTTAGGCCAGTTTTATCCCTTTTATCGTCCATTGTGCGACCAAGAAAAGCGAGCGTGTGGAAGCGTCTTTGGCGTTTCCTACCCTGGTAGCGTCCCCCGTGTTTGATGACAATGGCCCCTCGGCTgcgcgtctcctcctcagcctgggCCATGCTCTGACGGGCCTTATCATAAGAGTCATCTGTAGCGTTGACCGTCATCTTCTTCTGAATCACCCCGAGACATGACAGTTCCTCAGAAGGGCTGCGAGGGAAGACGAGGGGAGGACAGCTAGTACAGTCAGATCTGATAAAGCGTTCAGGTCACACTGTCTGTTCCATGTAAAAGATTTTTTTGGACAAACTAATAATacagttataaatatttaatatagtaataaatatgttgtgtaaaacataaaaagtgTGATTTCCCCACTTTCTGGTTTTCTAAAAACCACAAAGGCCTCATaagtgtttacattttttactgTTGCCTAAAGTTAAATGGTGGAAGCTGTTTTGTATTTGAAGATGCTTTTTTGCATTTTACCCAGAGCGGAGCTGTTGGACACAATCAAAGCTTCCGTGGGGATTGTCACGAGCGACATTAGTCACACCGAAGGTGAAGATCCGCACTTCGTCGCCCTTTTCCGAGCACGGGACAGCGATTCTCTGTAAAGTGgataaaagaaaaatgagaCAAAGTGCAGATACTGAGACCGTTATAGTTAAAATGTAAtgaattattttcattttaacaagaACACATGGTCTTCTTACCCCGTGATTTCCATTAAAGCAGATGGTGGGACGGGAAGACCAACcctgaaatagaaaaaaataagcTGAGTGTgtcattaacacacaaacacctgactGATCAACACATACTCTTTTACAACACTGAACTCATGTTGAATGTTTTGTGGTTTGAACTCTTTCAACtagtgcttttgttttccttcattgTGGTTCACACCTGCGATTACTAACCCATGGGCCATTTTCTGTAAACCGTTCTTCA
Above is a window of Betta splendens chromosome 22, fBetSpl5.4, whole genome shotgun sequence DNA encoding:
- the LOC114848126 gene encoding RNA polymerase II elongation factor ELL-like isoform X2, which gives rise to MRCSPERRAAAEEQRQQAARAHSPALVGGGALSPLPLADVCAPLSGSVAATRRCRVRVGGGMSTLAGERCYGLSSGNLSRGGNVSVLHVKLTDSAARAIGAFQSSKGWSSRPTICFNGNHGRIAVPCSEKGDEVRIFTFGVTNVARDNPHGSFDCVQQLRSGPSEELSCLGVIQKKMTVNATDDSYDKARQSMAQAEEETRSRGAIVIKHGGRYQGKKVTVRPPAPALATLAKPKPSSQSLISNIKRRTNMLKVKKDACAPNRRSTGGVQDRPLRERVIHLLALRPYKRPDLILRLQNDGLSEKDRDLLDSVSTEVGQLNNRDNAFVLKDSLYKELQKDWPGYTSGDQQLLKRILVRRLFKPQQALLTVPKAQVSPLRDTPNSSPAHRPKHSLPEEYSDPPSSKKARISHLSNKASCDISRLRPSERPAHKNVTEATADGSQKNSLDPRKLFDSLSAVCHQEEEVAKRLQVPLAAQEKPGSTECLPEHQAQPDCDRKPSSLTVPDLSSRTAKRKKGKHKHRGQEKDTWREKKEASDTKEILFDSNVSQADNDSADYLLNYTPICSPEQRQHYKQEFNNEYKEYRELHARFNSVTQQFMALDTQLKQLHHESHKYKTIRNKILQEYSTIKNSNPNYNQDKIRCEYLHNKLAHIKKLISEYDQHQVNVHHSCPK
- the LOC114848126 gene encoding RNA polymerase II elongation factor ELL-like isoform X3: MRCSPERRAAAEEQRQQAARAHSPALVGGGALSPLPLADVCAPLSGSVAATRRCRVRVGGGMSTLAGERCYGLSSGNLSRGGNVSVLHVKLTDSAARAIGAFQSSKGWSSRPTICFNGNHGRIAVPCSEKGDEVRIFTFGVTNVARDNPHGSFDCVQQLRSGPSEELSCLGVIQKKMTVNATDDSYDKARQSMAQAEEETRSRGAIVIKHGGRYQGKKVTVRPPAPALATLAKPKPSSQSLISNIKRRTNMLKVKKDACAPNRRSTGGVQDRPLRERVIHLLALRPYKRPDLILRLQNDGLSEKDRDLLDSVSTEVGQLNNRDNAFVLKDSLYKELQKDWPGYTSGDQQLLKRILVRRLFKPQQALLTVPKAQVSPLRDTPNSSPAHRPKHSLPEEYSDPPSSKKARISHLSNKASCDISRLRPSERPAHKNVTEATADGSQKNSLDPRKLFDSLSAVCHQEEEVAKRLQVPLAAQEKPGSTECLPEHQAQPDCDRKPSSLTVPDLSSRTAKRKKGKHKHRGQEKDTWREKKEASDTKEILFDSNVSQADNDSADYLLNYTPICSPEQRQHYKQEFNNEYKEYRELHARFNSVTQQFMALDTQLKQLHHESHKYKTIRNKILQEYSTIKNSNPNYNQDKIRCEYLHNKLAHIKKLISEKIFHVWKNKL
- the LOC114848126 gene encoding RNA polymerase II elongation factor ELL-like isoform X1 is translated as MRCSPERRAAAEEQRQQAARAHSPALVGGGALSPLPLADVCAPLSGSVAATRRCRVRVGGGMSTLAGERCYGLSSGNLSRGGNVSVLHVKLTDSAARAIGAFQSSKGWSSRPTICFNGNHGRIAVPCSEKGDEVRIFTFGVTNVARDNPHGSFDCVQQLRSGPSEELSCLGVIQKKMTVNATDDSYDKARQSMAQAEEETRSRGAIVIKHGGRYQGKKVTVRPPAPALATLAKPKPSSQSLISNIKRRTNMLKVKKDACAPNRRSTGGVQDRPLRERVIHLLALRPYKRPDLILRLQNDGLSEKDRDLLDSVSTEVGQLNNRDNAFVLKDSLYKELQKDWPGYTSGDQQLLKRILVRRLFKPQQALLTVPKAQVSPLRDTPNSSPAHRPKHSLPEEYSDPPSSKKARISHLSNKASCDISRLRPSERPAHKNVTEATADGSQKNSLDPRKLFDSLSAVCHQEEEVAKRLQVPLAAQEKPGSTECLPEHQAQPDCDRKPSSLTVPDLSSRTAKRKKGKHKHRGQEKDTWREKKEASDTKEILFDSNVSQADNDSADYLLNYTPICSPEQRQHYKQEFNNEYKEYRELHARFNSVTQQFMALDTQLKQLHHESHKYKTIRNKILQEYSTIKNSNPNYNQDKIRCEYLHNKLAHIKKLISELEHEKTLYAVHTQTARRMGLFLSVRKEIAAGS